A window of Castor canadensis chromosome 10, mCasCan1.hap1v2, whole genome shotgun sequence contains these coding sequences:
- the Prr23e gene encoding proline-rich protein 23E has product MASAYDSHSSQPLTNPTTWPLGPSCDVHSCMGFLPQAYPAPWAYTWVPWGTSLWTARPLPVPLVWSRDASGCHSCMSNQHPATLASGLAPYFRGPPAPDSSVPPTLAGDVLSCCPQEGHETPASSAPRSAVGDPSRGASYRKKCQAPLSECTFSSGPIWAPWSPSSPELHPLPPSPIQDPQSPPHSPGYPQRSACRARRCLFEP; this is encoded by the coding sequence ATGGCCTCTGCCTATGACTCCCATAGTTCCCAGCCTCTGACTAACCCGACCACATGGCCCTTGGGGCCTTCCTGTGACGTCCACTCCTGCATGGGGTTCCTACCGCAAGCCTACCCAGCCCCTTGGGCCTACACATGGGTGCCCTGGGGCACTTCCCTCTGGACAGCCCGTCCTCTTCCTGTGCCCTTGGTGTGGTCCAGGGATGCCTCCGGCTGTCACTCCTGCATGAGTAACCAGCATCCAGCCACCCTGGCCTCTGGCCTAGCTCCTTATTTTAGGGGACCCCCAGCCCCCGACTCCTCAGTCCCTCCCACTCTGGCCGGGGATGTGCTCAGTTGCTGTCCCCAAGAGGGACACGAGACCCCAGCCAGCTCAGCCCCTAGGTCTGCGGTGGGAGACCCGTCCAGAGGGGCTTCCTACCGGAAGAAGTGCCAAGCCCCTCTGTCAGAATGCACCTTCAGCTCTGGGCCCATTTGGGCCCCCTGGTCCCCTTCCAGCCCAGAactccaccctctgcccccttCTCCCATCCAAGACCCCCAGTCTCCTCCCCACAGCCCCGGCTACCCCCAGCGCTCAGCCTGCAGGGCCCGGCGCTGCCTCTTTGAGCCCTGA